In a genomic window of Desulforegula conservatrix Mb1Pa:
- a CDS encoding LeuA family protein, protein MLHENINNKNIILIDSTLRDGEQAPGVSFSREEKFEIAMMLSDAGIDEIEAGIPAMGDDEVHFLKKLSSSGCRSRIIAWCRAHMTDLELAAESGVSDVHISFPVSDRHLKIQGKSRAWAIDNLSIIAGKASEMFDRVYVGAQDATRCDFGFLQTFVEEAEKSRVSRVRIADTVGSSSPSEIYEMIRSLVSVLSSTIIEFHGHNDFGMATANAVSAIEAGAAAVSATVCGIGERAGNTPLEEIALWLALKKPGSTIMKTEALKKICEKVSEASGIPIPVNKAIVGEKAFVHESGIHVHGQIIDFLAYQAFNPELVGSSESFIIGKHSGRASIKKVLESMGINVTDLEAVRILKSVRKHFEARIKNTLSEKDLISLVENCSINVNRRPAS, encoded by the coding sequence ATGCTGCATGAAAATATCAATAATAAAAATATCATTCTTATAGATTCAACCTTGAGAGATGGGGAACAGGCTCCTGGCGTCTCGTTCTCCAGGGAAGAAAAATTTGAAATAGCCATGATGCTTTCCGATGCCGGAATCGATGAAATTGAAGCAGGTATTCCTGCAATGGGTGATGACGAAGTGCATTTTCTGAAAAAACTATCATCTTCAGGATGCAGATCACGCATCATTGCATGGTGCCGGGCTCATATGACGGATCTTGAACTTGCGGCTGAGTCAGGAGTATCTGATGTTCATATCAGTTTTCCTGTTTCTGATCGCCATCTTAAGATTCAAGGAAAGAGCAGGGCATGGGCAATAGATAATCTTTCAATAATAGCAGGCAAAGCATCTGAAATGTTTGACAGGGTTTATGTTGGTGCCCAGGACGCAACAAGATGCGATTTTGGTTTTCTGCAAACTTTTGTTGAAGAGGCTGAAAAAAGTCGGGTTTCAAGGGTCAGAATAGCAGATACGGTTGGATCTTCTTCTCCTTCGGAGATTTATGAAATGATAAGAAGCCTTGTTTCTGTACTATCTTCAACAATAATTGAATTTCATGGCCATAATGATTTTGGCATGGCGACAGCAAATGCAGTATCTGCCATAGAGGCCGGAGCCGCCGCTGTCAGTGCAACAGTCTGCGGCATTGGAGAGAGGGCGGGAAATACTCCTCTTGAAGAAATTGCACTGTGGCTTGCTCTTAAAAAACCAGGGTCTACGATCATGAAGACAGAGGCGCTAAAAAAAATATGCGAAAAAGTATCTGAAGCATCTGGAATTCCAATCCCTGTGAACAAGGCAATTGTGGGAGAAAAGGCTTTTGTCCACGAATCAGGTATCCATGTTCATGGACAGATTATTGATTTTCTTGCATATCAGGCTTTTAACCCCGAATTAGTTGGCTCATCAGAAAGTTTTATCATTGGAAAGCATTCAGGGCGAGCTTCAATAAAAAAGGTTCTTGAATCCATGGGTATTAATGTTACGGATCTTGAGGCAGTTAGAATACTTAAATCAGTCAGAAAACATTTTGAGGCGAGGATAAAAAATACTCTGAGTGAAAAAGATCTTATTTCTTTGGTTGAAAACTGCTCAATTAATGTGAACAGGAGGCCTGCATCTTAA
- a CDS encoding sulfate/molybdate ABC transporter ATP-binding protein: protein MGISVYIKKSLREFDLDVKWEAGNELVALFGYSGSGKTMTLKAISGLVTPDSGSVCLNGKPLFDSSSGLNECPQKRKTGFVFQDYALFPHMTVEENIAYGLNKHEKKNSKERIYEMLDLFHLKGLEKKNPTRLSGGQKQRVAFARALAVKPSVLLLDEPFSALDSMIRLEMRSVLKAMQRTFNIPVVLVTHDFPEALELADKMIVYSDGKIQQTGTPSEIFLKPENEKVSELLSCWKRKDIFEISSDRLCYFDKRLKVKCEANHAA, encoded by the coding sequence ATGGGGATTTCAGTTTATATAAAAAAAAGCCTCAGAGAGTTTGATCTTGATGTCAAATGGGAAGCAGGGAACGAGCTTGTGGCCCTTTTCGGATATTCCGGATCAGGAAAAACCATGACACTCAAAGCCATATCAGGTCTTGTGACTCCAGATTCAGGTAGTGTTTGTCTTAATGGCAAACCTCTTTTTGATTCGTCTTCGGGCTTAAACGAATGCCCTCAGAAACGCAAAACAGGTTTTGTTTTTCAGGATTATGCACTTTTCCCTCATATGACTGTCGAGGAAAACATAGCTTACGGCCTTAACAAGCATGAAAAGAAAAACTCAAAAGAAAGAATTTACGAGATGCTTGACTTATTTCACTTGAAAGGACTTGAGAAAAAAAATCCCACAAGACTTTCAGGCGGACAGAAGCAACGGGTGGCCTTTGCAAGGGCGCTTGCCGTAAAGCCATCTGTTTTGCTTCTTGACGAGCCTTTTTCAGCCCTTGACAGCATGATCAGACTGGAAATGAGAAGCGTCCTTAAAGCAATGCAAAGGACTTTCAATATTCCGGTTGTGCTTGTTACCCATGATTTTCCTGAAGCGCTTGAGCTCGCTGATAAAATGATTGTGTACTCAGATGGAAAGATTCAGCAGACTGGAACGCCATCGGAAATTTTTTTGAAGCCGGAAAATGAAAAGGTCTCAGAGCTTTTGTCGTGCTGGAAGAGAAAGGATATTTTTGAAATTAGCTCTGATCGTCTTTGTTATTTTGATAAAAGATTAAAAGTAAAATGCGAGGCAAACCATGCTGCATGA
- the modB gene encoding molybdate ABC transporter permease subunit has product MNSTYFFPIMLSLKVSIVSSIMVVASGVLIAYILARKQFKWKEMFDVLLTLPMVLPPTVTGYYLIVIFGRNGIIGSLIYEMTGWTVMFTWQAAVLASYVVSLPLMIKTARAAIEEVDENLVNASYTLGRSELETALKIILPLSRRGIMAGAVLSFARGIGEFGATLMLAGNIPGKTNTMPIAIYSFASSGEWGKGHIMVIFLTIFSGAILYLANRYSRKI; this is encoded by the coding sequence ATGAATTCGACTTATTTTTTTCCAATAATGCTTTCTCTCAAGGTCTCCATTGTTTCAAGCATAATGGTTGTAGCAAGCGGAGTTCTGATTGCTTATATTCTCGCAAGAAAGCAATTTAAATGGAAGGAAATGTTCGACGTTCTGCTGACGCTTCCAATGGTTCTCCCTCCCACTGTTACAGGTTATTATCTTATTGTTATTTTTGGGAGAAACGGGATCATCGGTAGTTTAATATATGAAATGACAGGCTGGACAGTGATGTTCACATGGCAGGCGGCTGTCCTTGCTTCTTATGTCGTATCGCTTCCTTTGATGATCAAAACAGCGAGGGCAGCCATTGAAGAAGTTGATGAAAATCTTGTGAATGCGTCTTACACGCTTGGAAGATCAGAATTAGAAACCGCTTTGAAAATAATTCTACCGCTTTCCAGGCGAGGGATTATGGCCGGGGCAGTACTTTCGTTTGCAAGGGGGATCGGTGAGTTCGGCGCAACGCTCATGCTTGCAGGAAATATTCCTGGTAAAACAAATACAATGCCAATAGCAATATATTCATTTGCTAGCTCTGGAGAATGGGGGAAGGGACATATAATGGTTATTTTTTTGACCATTTTTTCAGGGGCAATTCTTTATTTAGCCAATAGATATTCACGAAAAATCTGA
- the modA gene encoding molybdate ABC transporter substrate-binding protein: MFRKTSILAILLIFVTSSGYCGEISVSAAISLKNAFEEIGRIYEQINNGEKIIFNFGASGDLKKQIEGGAPVDVFAPASQKDMNDLSEKGLIIKDSRINFASNSIVLVKPSGSVGKISSFDDLAKPEIKKICIGNPATVPAGKYAKEVLTHFDLWKKLETKTVLSENVRQALDYVVRNEVDAGIVYETDAMSVPKGVIVAVKAPADSHSPVIYPAALVAASQNQGASKKFLDILVTEKAVEILKKHGFSPVQ, from the coding sequence ATGTTCAGAAAAACTTCTATTCTTGCGATTCTTTTAATTTTTGTAACATCTTCGGGCTATTGCGGGGAAATAAGCGTATCAGCAGCCATAAGCCTCAAAAATGCCTTTGAAGAAATAGGCAGAATATATGAGCAAATCAATAATGGTGAAAAGATAATATTTAATTTTGGAGCGTCTGGTGATTTAAAAAAACAGATAGAAGGAGGCGCTCCGGTCGATGTTTTTGCGCCTGCTTCTCAAAAAGATATGAATGATTTGTCTGAAAAAGGCCTTATTATAAAGGACTCCAGGATTAATTTTGCTTCAAATTCAATAGTCCTTGTCAAACCGTCAGGATCAGTGGGCAAAATCTCATCTTTTGATGATCTTGCAAAGCCTGAGATTAAAAAAATATGCATCGGAAATCCTGCCACAGTTCCAGCAGGAAAATACGCTAAAGAAGTATTGACTCATTTTGATCTCTGGAAAAAGCTTGAAACAAAGACAGTGCTTTCAGAAAATGTCAGACAGGCCCTTGATTATGTTGTCAGAAATGAGGTCGATGCAGGGATTGTCTATGAAACAGATGCCATGTCTGTTCCAAAAGGAGTTATTGTTGCTGTCAAGGCTCCGGCTGATTCGCATTCCCCAGTAATTTATCCTGCTGCACTTGTTGCGGCAAGTCAAAATCAAGGAGCGTCAAAAAAGTTTCTGGATATTCTTGTAACTGAAAAAGCGGTTGAAATACTAAAGAAGCATGGCTTTTCTCCTGTGCAATGA
- a CDS encoding GNAT family N-acetyltransferase: MGSAATVFRKEVVLRKDSAERVRVRPATKDDIEDLADLIAILFKLEPDYIIDRAKQKKGLSALIDSYSAYIAVAEFQGRVLGMCSCQTIISTSEGGPAGIIEDLVVSPDFRKKGIGKALIRNVALWAEKKGISRLQLLADRDNYGALGFYRKTGWNMTRMICLRNYSENIIG; encoded by the coding sequence ATGGGATCAGCAGCAACTGTTTTCAGAAAGGAAGTTGTGCTTAGAAAAGATTCAGCCGAAAGAGTCAGGGTCAGGCCAGCTACAAAAGATGATATCGAAGACTTGGCTGATCTCATCGCAATCCTTTTCAAGCTTGAACCTGATTATATTATCGACAGGGCCAAACAGAAAAAAGGTCTTTCAGCTCTTATCGATTCTTATTCAGCATATATAGCTGTTGCAGAATTTCAAGGCCGGGTTTTAGGCATGTGCTCGTGTCAGACCATAATTTCAACATCCGAGGGCGGTCCTGCAGGAATTATTGAGGATCTGGTTGTCTCTCCTGATTTCAGAAAAAAAGGCATCGGCAAGGCGCTAATCAGAAATGTGGCTTTATGGGCCGAAAAAAAAGGAATCTCAAGGCTTCAGCTTCTTGCTGACAGGGATAATTACGGAGCTCTTGGTTTCTATAGGAAAACGGGCTGGAACATGACCAGGATGATATGTCTTAGAAATTATTCCGAAAACATTATTGGTTGA
- a CDS encoding (2Fe-2S) ferredoxin domain-containing protein has product MRTPTYHIFVCSSFRISGEPQGVCHKKSGATLMQYIEEEILDRGLDAMISSTGCLKACEKGPVLVVYPQNYWFGGVDSKDIIDEILDALEDGKPAESYLL; this is encoded by the coding sequence ATGAGAACGCCAACATATCACATCTTTGTATGCTCAAGTTTCAGAATCAGCGGAGAACCCCAGGGAGTCTGCCATAAAAAGTCAGGTGCGACCCTTATGCAGTATATTGAGGAGGAAATTCTTGATCGCGGTCTTGATGCAATGATTTCATCGACTGGATGCTTGAAGGCTTGTGAAAAAGGACCAGTCCTTGTGGTTTATCCTCAGAACTACTGGTTTGGCGGGGTTGATTCAAAAGATATTATTGATGAGATTCTTGATGCGCTTGAAGATGGTAAGCCTGCGGAATCATATCTGCTTTAA
- the nifB gene encoding nitrogenase cofactor biosynthesis protein NifB — protein MENSFENHPCFNASARKKYGRVHLPVAPRCNIQCRFCNRKFDCVNESRPGVASAVLSPYQALAYLDDILSEKKNIAVVGIAGPGDPFANAEDTMETMRLVNEKYPEMILCLATNGLNLAPYVPELAKLNVSHVTVTVNAVDPAVGEKVYAWFRHGKRVLSASEGIATFIEKQLEAIALLKKYGIKIKINTILLPGINTEHIRDIAEKVYSLGADIMNIIPHYPCEGAAFEGIGEPDHEALKKARSEAGEFMSQMTHCARCRADAVGCLGESNSDEIMEKLQSYQKMENLIPMKKAVPGSGRYVAVATREGLLINQHLGEARKLYIYKEESGLPVLFDVREAPPQGGGDTRWEKIASVISDCSALMVSGIGDTPKRVLTGHGIDVNVLEGMISDILPGFWTGKNLNHLRPFQAKGCGGGGMGCM, from the coding sequence ATGGAAAACAGTTTTGAAAATCATCCGTGTTTCAACGCATCAGCAAGAAAAAAATATGGCCGCGTACATCTGCCTGTAGCTCCAAGATGCAATATTCAGTGCAGATTCTGCAATCGCAAGTTTGACTGTGTGAATGAAAGCAGACCAGGAGTGGCAAGCGCAGTTCTCAGTCCTTATCAGGCACTTGCATATCTGGATGACATTCTTTCTGAAAAGAAAAACATAGCGGTTGTTGGAATAGCAGGGCCTGGCGATCCTTTTGCAAATGCAGAGGACACGATGGAAACCATGAGGCTCGTTAATGAAAAGTATCCTGAAATGATTCTTTGTCTTGCAACAAACGGTCTTAATCTTGCGCCTTATGTTCCTGAGCTGGCAAAACTGAACGTCAGCCACGTTACAGTTACTGTTAATGCTGTTGATCCGGCAGTGGGAGAAAAAGTATACGCCTGGTTCAGGCATGGCAAGCGTGTTTTGAGCGCGTCCGAAGGAATTGCAACTTTCATTGAAAAACAGCTTGAAGCAATAGCTCTTCTAAAAAAATACGGAATCAAGATCAAGATAAATACGATTCTTCTCCCTGGTATAAATACTGAACATATCAGGGATATTGCCGAGAAAGTTTACAGTCTCGGTGCTGACATCATGAACATTATTCCTCATTATCCTTGCGAGGGAGCAGCGTTTGAAGGGATTGGAGAACCAGATCACGAGGCTTTGAAAAAGGCAAGGTCAGAGGCAGGCGAATTCATGTCCCAGATGACCCATTGTGCAAGATGCAGAGCAGATGCAGTCGGATGTCTTGGTGAAAGCAATTCCGACGAGATAATGGAAAAGCTGCAATCATATCAGAAAATGGAGAACCTGATCCCGATGAAAAAAGCTGTCCCAGGATCTGGCAGATATGTAGCAGTTGCAACCCGGGAAGGGCTTCTGATTAACCAGCACCTTGGCGAAGCTCGCAAACTTTACATTTATAAGGAAGAATCAGGACTTCCGGTTCTGTTTGATGTTCGAGAGGCTCCTCCCCAGGGCGGAGGAGATACAAGGTGGGAGAAGATTGCAAGTGTAATTTCTGACTGTTCGGCGCTCATGGTCAGCGGAATAGGGGACACACCCAAGAGAGTTCTGACTGGTCACGGAATAGATGTGAATGTTCTGGAAGGTATGATTTCTGACATTCTTCCAGGATTCTGGACAGGAAAAAACCTTAATCATCTCAGGCCGTTTCAGGCAAAAGGGTGTGGAGGCGGAGGAATGGGGTGCATGTGA